The Cytobacillus oceanisediminis genomic interval GCGCCCTTTCGCAGCAGTAATCCCTGTACTTTACCGGTGCCTGAAATGGATAAATCACAAATATCGCCTGCTTTATTGCCGGTTTTCAATTCAAAAACCGGCAAACCTTTTAATAAAGAAAATGTCCGCAAAGAGAATCCCGCCTTCCCGAACATTTTTAGTTTTCACTGCCCCTTAAAAAACATGAAAGAAAACCATTGCCATGGGAGCCAAAAAATACTTTCTCTCCCCGTTTAGTTCTAAGAATAAGTTTTACTTGCCAGTATATCTCGGCTTATTAAAACGCTCATTACGCTCTCCACCGTCCGAAAGTTCCTCTGAAAATTCATAATCTGGCTGTTGCGGCTTTTTACGCCGTTTCACACCATGGAGATTGAGAAGAGAGCTTCTGCTTTTATTATTCATGTTCACTGCTCCTCTATATAAATTTATAATCAAACGACTACACAGTCCTTCTATTGCCAGGATTTTTTAATTCCCCTTTGGCTGAATCTTTCTTATTATTACCATTAACCAGGTCAGCGCTGGAGGTTAGATTGGAGGCTGCCAGCTCTTCTGAAGCCATATTGTTGTTTGGTGCAGCTTCTTCATTCCACTTTCCCATAAAATCCCCCCTCTAAATCTGATGGTATACAAAAAGAACAGTCTGTTATTTAGACTGTTCTTTTTAGCTATATTCTTTTTCCATAAAATCATACGGTGTTATATTTCCCATTCCTATCATGGGATCGGCGTGGAGAAGCTTTTCCTCGAGGGTTAGTGTTTCCGGCAGAGAAGATTCAGCTGTATCTTCCTGCACTGTTTCATCATCTAACGGGATTGCATCTCTAAGCTTTTCAGATAAAGTTGTCAGGCGTGCCTGTTCATCCGCACGTTCCACACCGATTTTTAACGCATCTTCTTCACCGCACAGTATTAAAAATTGTCTGCTGCGGGTAATGGCGGTATAAAGAAGATTTCTTCTAAGCATCCTGTAATAGCTTTTAACAACAGGCAAAATGACTATAGGGAATTCACTTCCCTGGGATTTATGGACAGAACAGCAGTAGGCATGAGTAATCTGATTGAGATCCTGCCTTGTGTATGCAGCTTCCGCACCATCGAAGGATACGACAATCATATCCTGTTTTTCCGTATTTTCCTTTGCGTAAAAAATAGAAACAATCTCACCCATATCCCCATTAAACACATTATTTTCAGGCTGATTGACAAGCTGAAGGACTTTATCGCCGATTCTGTATTTCACATCACCAAAGGACAACTCTTTCCTCGTTCCATCAGGATTTGGATTCAGAATTTCCTGCAATATCTCGTTTAGCCTGTCAATTCCTGCGGGTCCACGGTACATAGGGGCAAGCACCTGAATATCTTTCGAAGAATACCCTTTCTTTTGGGCATTCAGGACAACCTTTTCAACAACATCCGCAATTTGGCCCGGCTGGCATTTAATAAAGGAACGATCAGTCTGCTGTGCAGAAATGTTCGCCGGAAGTTTGCCTTTTTTCATTTCGTGGGCCAATTCAATGATTGAGGATCCTTCAGCCTGCCTGTAAATATCTGTAAGGCGAACAGTAGGAATACGTTCTGAACGCAAAAGATCTTTCAAAACCTGGCCTGGCCCCACTGAAGGCAGCTGATCTTCATCCCCCACAAGGATTACCTGCATATTTTCAGGGAGAGCCTTGAAAAGCTGGTTAGCAAGCCAAACATCAACCATTGATGTCTCATCAACAATTAAAATCCTGCCTTCCAATGGACTCTCTTCGTGACGGTCAAACCCTTCGATCCCATTCCAGCCAAGAAGGCGGTGAATGGTTACAGCGGGCAGCCCTGTTGACTCGGCCATCCGTTTTGCAGCCCTTCCTGTTGGTGCAGCCAGCAGGAAGGGAAAAGGCTCTTCCTTTTTATAGTCTTTTGGTTCAAGGGAGCAGCCATGCAGTTCGGCATATAATTCAACAATTCCCTTTATAACAGTTGTTTTTCCTGTACCCGGGCCGCCAGTCAGTATCAGCATAGGAGACATAAGAGCTGTTTGAATAGCTTCCTTTTGGGTTGGGGCATACTGAACACCCAGACGTTCCTCCAGATTGCCAAGGGCCAAAAGAAATTCCGACTCCGGGAACTGTTCATCATACTGTGTTTGCTTAAGGATCCGTTTAATATTGGTTACAAGTCCCTTTTCAGAAAAATATAGGGATGGAAGGTATATCTTTTGGCCTTCAGCCATGATCTTCCCTTCCTCTTCAAGCTTAATGAGTTCATTGGATATATTCCTGTATTCAATGGTATCACGCTTATTTTCTTCTAAAAGCTTCTTCACACTTTGCAGAAGAGGTCTTGCTTCAATATAGACATGGCCTGCCTGCATGCTTTCCATTTCAAGTATGTAGAGGCAGGCTGCTTTTATACGATCAGGATGATTTCCTGATATGCCGATTTGATATCCCAGTTCATCTGCACGGCCAAAGCCGACTCCTTCTATATCCTCAACCAGCTTATAAGGATTGTTTTGAACGACTTCGATCGTCATTTCTTTATACACTTGATAAATTCTCATGGAAAGCTGTGGGCCAAAACCATATTGATTAAGTGCAATCATGGCTTGCTCAAGCCCTTGATGTTCCATAAGCGTGTCGTAAAGCAATTTAGCTTTTTCAGGTGACAGTTTTGGAACCTTATCGAGGATAGACGGCTGATTAAGAATGCGTGTGATCGCATCTTCGCCAAGTGTCTCGACGATTTGCTCGGCGGTTTTCTTTCCAATCCCTTTAAATAATTCGCTTGATAAATAATTGGCTACACCTTGCTTGGTCTGGGGAAGATCTTTCCTGTAATGGCTTGCGTGGAATTGGACGCCGAACTTAGGGTGATCTTTGAATTCACCATAGAAAATATAAGTTTCATGCTCATGCATCTTTGGCAGATAGCCTGTAATGACCGCTTCTTTTTCATCATAAGAGTCATTCGTTTCATCAACCCGAATGCGCACAACCGTATATAAGTTTTGTTCATTATGAAAGATTGTGACAAGATGTCTGCCCTTTATGAACTTTCCCTGTTCGGCAAAAAGATCCATGGAATCCTGTTTCTCCATTATTTTCCCCTCCCCATAGGGCAGCTTTTAGTTCAATTCACTGCCGCCTTTTTCAATCAGCTTTTTTCCATAGCCGGCAAGCATGTGGTCCGGCTGGATTTCCAGCGCCTTATTAAAGTGAGCAAGTGCTTCATTTTCCTCTTCTTTAAATCCATATGCTACTCCAAGATTATAATAAGCATCTGCATGCTCCGGCTCAATTTCAATGCATTTTTTCATCTGCTGGATTGCTTCATCAATATAATCCAACTGTGCCAGGCATAATCCATATTGAAAATATGCTTCAGCATCGTCTTCATTCAGCTCCACACTGCGCTGCAAATAAGGCAAAGCCAGTTTGCCCTGGTCAAGTGCAGATAGCGACATACCAAGCATGAAGAAGTTATCTCCGGTTTCCAGGCCTTTTTTCAATGCTGTTTCAAACATTTTTTTGGCTTCGTCAAACTGCTGCAATTCATAATATAAATTCCCCGCACTGTAATACGCAGCACCGGCATTTTCATCAAATCCTATTGCCTTTTCATAGAACTTCAGCGCTTTTTCATTTTCCCCTACAGCTGATAGCACATTTCCAAAGTTAATATAAGAAACAGGATCAGAAGGATTTTCTTCGATTGCTTCCATAAAAACCTTCGCTGCTTCTTCCCATTTTCCTTCTTGCATATATTGAATACCCATTTGGTTCTTATCCATTATTCATCACTCCATTCAAATCAAAGTATAGCATATTTGAATTTTCCTTTTCCGGTGTCCGCTATTCCCCATAATAAAACCCCGATTCTATGTAAGAATCGGGGTCCCGCCTTTTCTTAACCCACATAATCCAGCTGTTTGCCATCTTTGAATATTTTATCAATTGTTCCGCCGCCAAGACACTCGTCTCCATTATAAAAAACAACTGCCTGACCCGGGGTAACAGCTCGGATTGGCTCGTCAAAAATAACTTGTACTTTTCCATCTCCAAGAGTCTGAACTTTTACTCTGCTATCAGCCTGGCGGTATCTGAACTTAGCCGTACATTCGAATTCCTGCGGCTGTTCTGAATGGGTAACCCAGCTGGCATTAACAGCAATAATGGAGTCTGAATAGAGCATTTCATTGTGGAAGCCTTGTCCAACATACAAGACATTCCGTTTCAGGTCTTTGCCAATTGCAAACCATGGTTCACCTGCTCCGCCAATGCCAAGTCCATGTCGCTGCCCAATGGTATAATACATCAGGCCATCATGCTTGCCGACAGCTTTCCCGTCCATGGTTTCCATGTTCCCAGGCTGAGCGGGAAGGTAATTTCCAAGGAACTCCTTGAAGTTACGCTCACCTATAAAGCAGATGCCCGTGCTGTCTTTCTTTGCTGCAGTTGCCAAACCGGCTTCCTTTGCCAGTTCACGCACTTTTGATTTTTCAATATCGCCAATAGGAAACATAACTTTTTCGAGCTGATCCTGTGTTAACTGATTCAGGAAATACGTTTGATCCTTATTATCATCAAGGCCTCTTAGCATTTTGTATTCGCCATCCCTGAATTCCACGCGTGCATAGTGGCCAGTAGCCAGGTAGTCTGCGCCAAGGCTCATAGCGTGTTCAAGGAAAGCCTTAAATTTAATTTCCTTATTGCACATGACATCCGGATTGGGTGTTCGTCCTGCCTTGTATTCTTCAAGGAAGTAGGTAAACACCTTATCCCAATATTGCTTTTCAAAGTTGACTGCATAATAAGGAATTCCGATTTGG includes:
- the mnmA gene encoding tRNA 2-thiouridine(34) synthase MnmA, yielding MKKDPKDTRVVVGMSGGVDSSVAALLLKEQGYDVIGIFMKNWDDTDENGVCTATEDYNDVIRVCNQIGIPYYAVNFEKQYWDKVFTYFLEEYKAGRTPNPDVMCNKEIKFKAFLEHAMSLGADYLATGHYARVEFRDGEYKMLRGLDDNKDQTYFLNQLTQDQLEKVMFPIGDIEKSKVRELAKEAGLATAAKKDSTGICFIGERNFKEFLGNYLPAQPGNMETMDGKAVGKHDGLMYYTIGQRHGLGIGGAGEPWFAIGKDLKRNVLYVGQGFHNEMLYSDSIIAVNASWVTHSEQPQEFECTAKFRYRQADSRVKVQTLGDGKVQVIFDEPIRAVTPGQAVVFYNGDECLGGGTIDKIFKDGKQLDYVG
- a CDS encoding tetratricopeptide repeat protein; the protein is MDKNQMGIQYMQEGKWEEAAKVFMEAIEENPSDPVSYINFGNVLSAVGENEKALKFYEKAIGFDENAGAAYYSAGNLYYELQQFDEAKKMFETALKKGLETGDNFFMLGMSLSALDQGKLALPYLQRSVELNEDDAEAYFQYGLCLAQLDYIDEAIQQMKKCIEIEPEHADAYYNLGVAYGFKEEENEALAHFNKALEIQPDHMLAGYGKKLIEKGGSELN
- the recD2 gene encoding SF1B family DNA helicase RecD2 → MEKQDSMDLFAEQGKFIKGRHLVTIFHNEQNLYTVVRIRVDETNDSYDEKEAVITGYLPKMHEHETYIFYGEFKDHPKFGVQFHASHYRKDLPQTKQGVANYLSSELFKGIGKKTAEQIVETLGEDAITRILNQPSILDKVPKLSPEKAKLLYDTLMEHQGLEQAMIALNQYGFGPQLSMRIYQVYKEMTIEVVQNNPYKLVEDIEGVGFGRADELGYQIGISGNHPDRIKAACLYILEMESMQAGHVYIEARPLLQSVKKLLEENKRDTIEYRNISNELIKLEEEGKIMAEGQKIYLPSLYFSEKGLVTNIKRILKQTQYDEQFPESEFLLALGNLEERLGVQYAPTQKEAIQTALMSPMLILTGGPGTGKTTVIKGIVELYAELHGCSLEPKDYKKEEPFPFLLAAPTGRAAKRMAESTGLPAVTIHRLLGWNGIEGFDRHEESPLEGRILIVDETSMVDVWLANQLFKALPENMQVILVGDEDQLPSVGPGQVLKDLLRSERIPTVRLTDIYRQAEGSSIIELAHEMKKGKLPANISAQQTDRSFIKCQPGQIADVVEKVVLNAQKKGYSSKDIQVLAPMYRGPAGIDRLNEILQEILNPNPDGTRKELSFGDVKYRIGDKVLQLVNQPENNVFNGDMGEIVSIFYAKENTEKQDMIVVSFDGAEAAYTRQDLNQITHAYCCSVHKSQGSEFPIVILPVVKSYYRMLRRNLLYTAITRSRQFLILCGEEDALKIGVERADEQARLTTLSEKLRDAIPLDDETVQEDTAESSLPETLTLEEKLLHADPMIGMGNITPYDFMEKEYS